A genomic stretch from Acetobacter ascendens includes:
- the pstS gene encoding phosphate ABC transporter substrate-binding protein PstS, producing MKEKRIMAGRAKNMRWKKTVALSALLCGLAGTVLPQAQAEQITGAGSSFAAPLYQSWSAHSATQTGVQLNYQTIGSGAGQNQVLAGTVDFGASDAPMSHARLEAGHLLQFPTAIGGIVVIANVPGVPEGALRLTGPVLAAIYDGSITQWNDPRIVALNPGVTLPGLPVAPLHRADGSGTTYVFTEYLGRVSPTWDKQVGRGTSVAWPVGAGARGNDGIASYVKNTEGSVGYAEYAYAERNHLSTVVLQNRAGEFVVPSVTSFTRAAENATWDHADMTASLCDADGAGSWPIVTTTYALVPREANEANHGNAVRTFFRWGVKDGEAASRELDYVPLPPVVRDAVLERLK from the coding sequence ATGAAGGAAAAGCGCATCATGGCGGGCAGGGCAAAGAATATGCGTTGGAAAAAAACGGTTGCTCTCTCTGCCTTGTTGTGTGGCTTGGCGGGCACTGTTTTGCCGCAGGCGCAGGCTGAACAAATTACAGGGGCTGGTTCCAGCTTTGCCGCGCCCTTGTATCAGTCATGGTCTGCGCATTCTGCGACGCAAACCGGTGTGCAGCTTAATTATCAGACCATTGGTTCTGGCGCTGGGCAAAATCAGGTTCTGGCTGGCACAGTAGATTTTGGGGCATCTGATGCCCCTATGTCTCATGCGCGGTTGGAGGCTGGGCATTTGCTCCAGTTTCCCACCGCTATTGGTGGCATTGTTGTTATAGCCAATGTGCCGGGCGTGCCTGAAGGTGCCTTACGCCTTACCGGTCCCGTTTTGGCAGCTATTTATGATGGTTCCATCACGCAGTGGAATGATCCGCGCATTGTTGCGCTCAACCCCGGTGTTACGTTGCCGGGTCTACCCGTGGCCCCGCTGCATCGGGCAGATGGATCAGGCACAACCTACGTGTTTACAGAATATCTTGGCCGGGTTTCCCCTACGTGGGACAAACAGGTGGGGCGTGGCACGTCTGTTGCATGGCCAGTTGGCGCAGGCGCGCGTGGGAATGATGGCATTGCCTCTTACGTAAAAAATACGGAAGGCAGTGTGGGGTATGCGGAGTATGCTTATGCAGAACGCAACCACCTTTCTACCGTTGTTCTGCAAAATCGGGCGGGGGAATTTGTGGTGCCGTCTGTTACCAGTTTTACACGGGCTGCGGAAAACGCCACGTGGGACCATGCAGATATGACAGCCTCGCTCTGTGATGCAGATGGAGCCGGAAGCTGGCCGATTGTGACCACCACCTATGCGCTTGTGCCGCGTGAAGCGAATGAGGCAAATCACGGAAACGCCGTAAGAACGTTCTTTCGTTGGGGTGTGAAGGATGGAGAAGCCGCCAGCCGGGAACTGGACTACGTGCCATTGCCCCCAGTTGTGCGGGATGCCGTTCTGGAACGGCTGAAATAG
- a CDS encoding ABC transporter substrate-binding protein: protein MLASKSGTLFRCACFCVLLTNSATKAGMAAPASDTPTAITTHMGGTLRLVAASSGGTLDPQINYSAKYINLFANVYDGLTTFRKADGLAGADVVPDLAEDLPQPEDGGLTYTFRLREGITFSNGQPVATADVVTSFRRIFRVGSPTAGAFYGAIKGADACLRSPADCKLEGVVENPATRSITFHLTTPDTEFLHKLAFTHAVILPANAPDHDTGNVPLPSTGPYQLTAYDPNRFLKLERNPYFKEWNAQAQPFGYPDRIDYTFGIPDEAAVTAVENGQYDWMADPIPLDRLGELGSRFASQTHVLRHPAMYFLPMNMREAPFSSLKARQAVNYALNRKAMTILYGGPAIARPLCGMLPSTLPASSTQCFYTKDASPESPAPMWRGTDMEIARNLVRESGTYGQKVTVIAANTSVDLAMGAWVRDMLQNLGYRANLRPLSSALAFSYMQNSDNHVQIGVASWSADYPSASNFLDALLGCENIHPGSDSSINIPGFCNQDVQSLMDKAKTDVSLSAQAQNALWQEADRRVMEQAPVAPAIEKDAVILTSPRLKNLLFTTVNQLLFSQAWVQ from the coding sequence ATGCTGGCCAGTAAATCTGGCACACTGTTTCGCTGTGCCTGTTTTTGTGTGCTGCTTACAAACAGCGCAACAAAAGCAGGCATGGCCGCGCCTGCTTCAGATACCCCTACGGCAATCACCACACATATGGGCGGGACTTTACGTCTGGTTGCGGCATCTTCGGGCGGTACGTTGGACCCCCAAATCAATTACTCCGCCAAATACATCAACCTATTTGCCAATGTATATGATGGGTTAACCACCTTCCGCAAAGCAGATGGTCTGGCTGGGGCAGATGTGGTGCCAGATTTGGCTGAAGACCTTCCACAACCCGAAGATGGTGGCTTAACCTACACCTTCCGCCTGCGTGAAGGCATTACATTCTCTAACGGGCAGCCCGTTGCTACGGCAGATGTTGTGACCTCCTTCCGCCGGATTTTTCGTGTCGGCAGCCCAACGGCTGGAGCTTTTTACGGCGCCATTAAAGGTGCGGATGCCTGCCTACGCAGCCCGGCAGACTGCAAGCTTGAAGGTGTTGTAGAAAACCCTGCCACGCGCAGCATTACGTTCCATCTGACAACGCCTGACACAGAATTCCTGCATAAGCTGGCATTTACGCACGCTGTTATTTTACCCGCCAACGCGCCAGACCATGATACCGGCAATGTGCCTTTGCCCAGCACCGGCCCCTATCAGCTTACAGCATATGACCCAAACCGGTTTTTGAAATTGGAACGCAATCCGTATTTCAAGGAATGGAACGCACAGGCGCAGCCCTTCGGCTACCCTGACCGAATAGATTATACCTTTGGCATACCAGATGAAGCTGCCGTAACCGCCGTAGAAAACGGACAGTATGATTGGATGGCAGACCCTATTCCCCTAGACCGATTGGGAGAATTGGGCAGCCGCTTTGCAAGCCAAACGCATGTATTACGCCACCCGGCCATGTATTTTCTGCCCATGAACATGCGGGAAGCGCCTTTTTCTTCCCTTAAGGCACGGCAGGCCGTAAATTACGCCCTAAATCGCAAGGCCATGACCATTTTATATGGAGGTCCCGCCATTGCCCGCCCGCTATGCGGCATGTTGCCTTCCACTTTACCGGCATCCTCTACGCAATGTTTTTATACCAAGGATGCCTCTCCTGAATCTCCTGCCCCCATGTGGCGTGGCACAGATATGGAAATAGCGCGTAATCTGGTGCGTGAAAGCGGAACATACGGCCAGAAAGTTACTGTGATAGCCGCCAACACCAGTGTTGATCTGGCTATGGGCGCATGGGTGCGGGATATGCTGCAAAATCTTGGCTACCGCGCCAACCTGCGCCCGCTTAGCAGCGCGCTGGCTTTTTCCTACATGCAGAATTCGGATAACCATGTGCAAATTGGCGTAGCCTCTTGGTCTGCCGATTATCCATCGGCTTCCAACTTTTTGGATGCTTTATTGGGGTGTGAAAATATTCATCCCGGTTCAGACAGTTCCATCAATATTCCCGGCTTTTGTAACCAAGATGTGCAAAGCCTGATGGATAAAGCCAAAACGGATGTAAGCCTGAGCGCACAGGCGCAAAACGCCCTGTGGCAGGAGGCAGACAGGCGGGTTATGGAGCAAGCCCCCGTGGCCCCGGCCATTGAAAAAGATGCTGTGATTTTAACATCCCCACGCCTGAAAAACCTATTGTTCACAACCGTAAACCAGCTTTTGTTTTCTCAGGCATGGGTTCAATAA
- a CDS encoding cation:proton antiporter, with the protein MAVTGLAAVLLVIALLLVVVSTVQPIARKLELSETVLLAIVGIIIGSLADVALRSSHTSAFNGIAEALLDFPLNSEEFLLIFLPALVFQGALAIDVRRLAHETGTVLLLAVVAVVIATATIGFALYPFAQMPLVVCLLLGSIVATTDPSAVAGIFRDIGAATRLTRLVEGEALLNDAAAISIFSILLPSVTLHKAIHLGDALISFVVSFVGALIVGVVVGRLTLVMMSAIASSAAEITLTVALPYVVYILSDEILGVSGVVATAAAGLTLSVYGPSTIRPQTWLFLNQLWQQLVFWAGSLVFVLASMLVPRLLVGMTRWDWVLILIASVAGLAARAAVVFGMLPLLAWTRLSPPVPTPFKVTMVWGGLRGAITLALALAVTENEHVSTPVAHFIGIIATGFVLITLLVNGTTLRSLVLFLKLDRLSPIDEAMRHQVLSIGLGNVCTRAKELGDELGFSADATRSVVDHLGRRAEEEQAANEFDRALSDIQRVNLALITIASQERSMLLDLFRMQGLSRRVMETLLRSSEAAIDGARLEGRLGYVRALRKRLSPSLRFKAAQWVHNHLRLDRPLMLCMAERFEMLMVAHFISISLTRFMHERLEPTLGSRIGEIVAEVLSRQRKLLDEALETLRLHYHGYAEALENRIFRQIALRLESEEYTTLLSESLISDELSRELLKELERRRHRLVKRMSFDLRSGIEDRLKHAAIFKGLPGAELHDLATTTSLRFVAPQEVICRKGRKMGAIYFISAGLAESHVAGADVLYGAGDLIGAQEALHGWRCPGTIRAVQFGHFMVITASRFQRLIEDYPVVLENIQNILRKREAGERPIALLPGANRKVEDNAGKDALMLLAPKSQLPPSSDAKE; encoded by the coding sequence ATGGCGGTAACGGGTCTGGCAGCGGTACTGCTTGTTATTGCATTGCTTTTGGTGGTGGTAAGCACCGTGCAGCCCATTGCGCGCAAGCTGGAACTGTCTGAAACGGTTCTGCTGGCTATTGTGGGCATTATCATCGGGTCTTTGGCAGATGTTGCGCTGCGCAGCTCTCATACCTCAGCCTTCAATGGCATTGCTGAGGCGTTGCTTGATTTCCCGCTGAACAGTGAAGAGTTTTTGCTCATCTTTTTGCCCGCGCTGGTGTTTCAAGGCGCGTTGGCCATTGATGTGCGGCGTTTGGCGCATGAAACAGGCACCGTTTTGCTTCTGGCTGTGGTGGCGGTTGTTATTGCCACGGCCACAATTGGCTTTGCGCTGTATCCCTTCGCCCAGATGCCACTTGTGGTTTGCCTGCTGCTTGGCTCAATCGTGGCTACGACAGATCCTTCCGCTGTGGCCGGGATTTTCCGAGATATCGGGGCCGCAACACGTTTAACACGGCTGGTGGAAGGTGAGGCGCTGCTGAATGACGCTGCGGCTATTTCCATCTTCTCCATTCTTCTGCCATCCGTCACGCTGCACAAAGCCATCCATCTGGGTGATGCGCTGATTTCCTTCGTGGTCTCCTTTGTGGGGGCGCTAATTGTCGGGGTTGTTGTTGGGCGTCTCACACTGGTCATGATGTCTGCCATTGCCAGTTCGGCGGCAGAAATCACGCTGACAGTTGCGCTACCTTATGTGGTGTACATCCTTTCAGATGAAATTCTGGGGGTTTCCGGTGTGGTGGCTACGGCAGCGGCAGGGCTTACGCTCTCTGTTTACGGGCCGTCCACCATTCGGCCGCAAACATGGTTGTTTCTCAATCAGCTTTGGCAGCAATTGGTGTTCTGGGCGGGGTCCTTGGTGTTTGTGCTGGCCTCCATGCTGGTGCCGCGTCTGCTGGTGGGCATGACCCGGTGGGACTGGGTGCTTATCCTTATTGCCAGTGTGGCGGGGTTGGCTGCACGTGCGGCTGTGGTGTTTGGCATGTTACCACTCTTGGCATGGACACGCCTTTCCCCACCGGTGCCCACACCGTTTAAGGTGACAATGGTCTGGGGTGGTTTGCGTGGTGCCATTACGTTGGCGCTGGCGCTGGCCGTTACGGAAAACGAGCACGTTTCCACGCCTGTTGCACATTTTATCGGTATTATCGCCACCGGCTTTGTGTTGATCACACTGCTTGTTAACGGCACCACGTTGCGTTCACTCGTACTGTTTCTCAAGCTCGATCGGCTTTCCCCCATTGATGAGGCCATGCGGCATCAGGTGCTGAGCATCGGACTGGGCAATGTGTGCACCCGCGCCAAGGAGCTGGGGGATGAACTCGGTTTTAGCGCAGATGCCACGCGCTCGGTTGTTGATCATCTGGGGCGCCGGGCAGAGGAAGAACAGGCTGCTAATGAGTTTGACCGCGCATTGTCTGACATCCAGCGTGTTAATCTGGCACTGATCACCATTGCCAGTCAGGAACGCTCTATGCTGCTGGATCTGTTCCGCATGCAGGGGCTTTCCCGCCGTGTGATGGAAACACTGTTGCGGTCTTCCGAAGCGGCTATTGATGGTGCACGGTTGGAAGGGCGCTTGGGTTATGTGCGGGCATTGCGCAAACGGCTAAGCCCATCCTTGCGTTTCAAGGCAGCGCAGTGGGTGCATAATCATTTGCGTTTGGATCGGCCTCTGATGCTGTGCATGGCGGAGCGGTTTGAAATGCTGATGGTGGCGCATTTCATTTCCATCTCACTTACACGGTTCATGCACGAGCGGCTGGAGCCTACATTGGGCAGCCGTATTGGAGAAATTGTGGCCGAGGTGCTTTCTCGCCAGCGCAAGTTGCTGGATGAGGCGCTGGAAACCTTGCGGCTGCATTATCATGGCTATGCCGAGGCGCTGGAAAACCGGATTTTTCGCCAGATTGCCCTAAGGTTGGAAAGCGAGGAATACACAACCCTGCTTTCAGAATCCCTTATCAGTGATGAACTCAGCCGCGAACTGCTAAAAGAGCTGGAACGCCGTAGGCACCGTCTGGTCAAACGGATGAGCTTTGATTTGCGCAGTGGCATAGAAGACCGCCTGAAACATGCGGCCATCTTCAAAGGGCTGCCGGGGGCAGAGTTGCATGATCTGGCCACCACAACATCTTTGCGCTTTGTGGCCCCGCAGGAGGTTATCTGCCGGAAGGGCCGTAAGATGGGCGCCATCTATTTTATCAGCGCAGGTTTGGCAGAAAGCCACGTGGCCGGGGCCGATGTGCTGTATGGCGCAGGGGATCTGATAGGGGCGCAGGAGGCTTTGCATGGCTGGCGTTGCCCCGGCACAATCCGTGCCGTGCAGTTTGGGCATTTTATGGTGATTACAGCCAGCCGCTTTCAACGCCTGATAGAAGATTACCCCGTGGTGCTGGAAAATATTCAGAACATCTTGCGCAAGCGTGAAGCGGGTGAGCGGCCTATTGCTCTTTTGCCCGGTGCAAACCGTAAGGTGGAAGATAATGCAGGCAAGGATGCCCTTATGCTGTTGGCCCCTAAGAGCCAGTTGCCACCTTCATCCGATGCAAAGGAATGA
- a CDS encoding HdeD family acid-resistance protein, translated as MPFAKKWGLFVALGLALIILGFIACIDAVSVTLASTIFIGALLIVAGIMQVVHAFAVRDWGGFIFSLLCGLLYAAGGYLLIEEPATGSVVITIFVSACFVVVGVLRCVLALQARNMPGWVIILGSGLISLLVGLCLYFTLPWSGLWLIGTFVGAELIVSGISWLQIGLALRQSNSLPPPITRL; from the coding sequence ATGCCATTTGCTAAAAAATGGGGGCTATTTGTGGCGTTGGGTCTCGCCCTGATTATATTAGGCTTTATTGCCTGTATTGATGCGGTTTCCGTAACCCTTGCCAGCACCATCTTTATTGGCGCGCTGCTGATTGTGGCCGGCATTATGCAGGTGGTACATGCCTTTGCCGTGCGGGATTGGGGCGGCTTTATTTTTTCCCTGCTGTGCGGGCTACTCTACGCCGCGGGCGGTTACCTTCTTATAGAAGAACCAGCCACGGGCTCTGTTGTTATTACAATTTTTGTATCTGCCTGCTTTGTGGTTGTGGGTGTGCTGCGCTGCGTTCTGGCCCTGCAGGCACGCAATATGCCCGGCTGGGTGATTATTCTGGGTAGCGGGCTTATCAGCCTGCTTGTGGGCCTGTGCCTGTACTTCACCCTGCCGTGGTCTGGCCTGTGGCTGATTGGCACATTTGTTGGGGCAGAGCTGATTGTAAGCGGCATAAGCTGGCTGCAAATTGGCCTCGCCCTGCGCCAGAGCAATTCCCTGCCGCCCCCCATTACCCGCCTATAG
- the rpsD gene encoding 30S ribosomal protein S4, with protein MSKRLESKYKINRRLGVNLWGRAKSPVNRREYGPGQHGQRRKGKPSDFSVQLMAKQKLKGYYGNITEKQFRRYYQEAVRRKGDTSENLINLLERRLDAVVYRMKFAITPFASRQFISHGHILVNGKKMNIPSYLVKDGDVIEVREKSKQLAIVLDAAQSSERDVPEYMEVDHRQMKGTYLRGPQLSDVPYPVQMEPNLVVEYYSR; from the coding sequence ATGAGCAAGCGCCTTGAGAGCAAGTATAAAATTAACCGTCGCCTTGGTGTAAACCTGTGGGGTCGCGCCAAATCTCCGGTTAACCGTCGCGAATATGGCCCGGGCCAGCATGGCCAGCGCCGTAAGGGCAAGCCGTCTGACTTCTCCGTTCAGCTGATGGCCAAGCAGAAGCTGAAGGGTTACTACGGTAACATTACAGAAAAGCAGTTCCGCCGCTACTATCAGGAAGCCGTGCGCCGCAAGGGTGATACGTCTGAAAACCTGATCAACCTGCTGGAACGCCGTCTGGATGCCGTTGTGTACCGGATGAAGTTTGCTATCACGCCGTTTGCTTCCCGTCAGTTCATCAGCCACGGCCACATTCTGGTTAACGGCAAGAAGATGAACATCCCTTCCTACCTCGTGAAGGATGGTGACGTTATCGAAGTGCGTGAAAAGTCCAAGCAGCTGGCTATCGTTCTGGATGCCGCTCAGTCTTCCGAACGCGATGTGCCGGAATACATGGAAGTCGATCATCGCCAGATGAAGGGCACGTATCTGCGTGGCCCGCAGCTTTCCGATGTGCCGTATCCGGTGCAGATGGAACCGAATCTGGTGGTCGAATACTACTCCCGTTAA
- a CDS encoding peptide chain release factor 3, which yields MSDTASAPLSSDITRRRTFAIISHPDAGKTTLTERILRAGGAIQMAGNVRAKGERRRTRSDWMGIERDRGISVVSSVMTFDYGGCVFNLLDTPGHEDFSEDTYRTLTAVDSAVMVIDAAKGIEDRTRKLFEICRLRDIPIVTFINKMDREAQDPFALLDEIASSLALDTSPATWPVGRAATFVGTYDILTKKLHTTVELPEDDARLVQMREELELVKAALPEFDKESFDAGHLTPVFFGSAIKEIGVTDLLDALVAFGPPPRDQAAETRVVKATEPNMTALVFKIQANMDPNHRDRIAFARICSGKLSRGMRLKHTRTGKSFAVHTPQFFFAQDRHLAEEAFAGDVVGIPNHGTLRIGDTLTEGEDIQFTGVPHFAPEILRRVRLDDAMKAKKLKQALVQLAEEGVVQLFRPQDGAQPIVGVVGTLQLDVLQSRLKAEYGVAIGFDSTPYSLARWITGPREKIEAFAAAHRSAMADDLDDDPVFLATSAFMMRRTEEQNPDISFHDIKQIGVEIK from the coding sequence ATGTCTGATACCGCATCCGCCCCTCTTAGCAGTGATATTACCCGCCGCCGGACCTTTGCTATTATCTCGCATCCGGATGCTGGTAAAACCACGCTGACAGAACGGATATTGCGGGCAGGTGGGGCTATTCAGATGGCGGGCAACGTGCGCGCCAAGGGTGAACGCCGCCGCACACGGTCTGACTGGATGGGCATTGAGCGGGATCGCGGGATTTCCGTTGTCAGTTCGGTGATGACGTTTGATTACGGCGGCTGTGTCTTCAACCTGCTAGATACACCCGGACATGAAGACTTTTCTGAAGATACCTATCGTACCCTAACGGCCGTTGATTCCGCCGTAATGGTGATTGACGCCGCCAAAGGTATTGAAGATCGGACACGCAAGCTGTTCGAAATTTGCCGCCTACGCGATATTCCGATTGTCACCTTCATCAACAAGATGGACCGTGAGGCGCAGGACCCGTTCGCCCTGCTGGATGAAATTGCATCATCCCTTGCGCTGGATACATCGCCTGCCACATGGCCGGTAGGGCGTGCGGCCACGTTTGTTGGTACTTACGATATTCTCACCAAAAAACTGCACACAACGGTTGAGCTACCAGAAGATGATGCCCGCCTTGTGCAAATGCGTGAGGAATTGGAACTGGTAAAAGCTGCGCTACCGGAGTTTGATAAAGAATCTTTCGATGCCGGGCACCTTACTCCTGTATTCTTCGGAAGTGCGATCAAGGAAATCGGGGTGACTGATCTGCTGGACGCACTGGTAGCCTTTGGCCCACCGCCGCGCGACCAAGCCGCAGAAACTCGTGTGGTAAAGGCCACAGAACCGAATATGACGGCGCTGGTGTTCAAAATTCAGGCGAATATGGACCCCAACCACCGTGACCGTATTGCCTTTGCTCGTATTTGTTCTGGCAAACTTAGCCGTGGCATGCGCCTTAAGCATACGCGCACTGGCAAAAGTTTTGCCGTGCATACGCCTCAGTTCTTTTTCGCGCAGGATCGGCACTTGGCAGAAGAAGCCTTTGCGGGCGATGTGGTGGGCATTCCCAACCACGGCACCTTGCGCATTGGCGATACGCTGACAGAGGGTGAGGATATCCAGTTTACCGGCGTGCCACACTTTGCCCCGGAAATTCTGCGTCGCGTGCGGCTGGATGATGCCATGAAGGCCAAAAAGCTCAAGCAGGCGCTGGTGCAGTTGGCGGAAGAAGGTGTGGTGCAGTTGTTTCGCCCACAAGATGGTGCACAGCCAATTGTTGGGGTGGTAGGTACTTTGCAGCTTGACGTGCTGCAATCTCGCCTGAAAGCAGAATACGGCGTGGCCATTGGTTTTGATTCCACGCCTTATTCTCTAGCCCGCTGGATTACCGGCCCGCGTGAGAAAATTGAGGCCTTTGCCGCCGCACATCGCTCTGCCATGGCGGATGATCTAGATGATGATCCGGTATTTCTGGCCACGTCAGCATTTATGATGCGCCGTACAGAAGAGCAGAACCCGGATATCAGCTTCCACGATATCAAGCAGATTGGTGTGGAAATTAAATAA
- a CDS encoding isocitrate/isopropylmalate dehydrogenase family protein, whose protein sequence is MTTDSKTIPATLIAGDGIGPEIVESVTEILDTVGAPFVWDRQLAGMAGVDAVNDPLPKQTIESIRRTGLALKGPLTTPVGGGFKSINVTLRQEFGLFANLRPTKTIIPGGRFDDIDLVLFRENLEGYYAAMEHYIPVGDDPKGIALSSGFNSRAECRRIVKFAFEYAVKNNRKTVTIVHKANILKLLTGLFLEEGRKVAEEYKGRIEFNERIVDACAMQLVINPWQFDVIVTTNLFGDILSDLTAGLVGGLGMAPGANIGEKAAVFEAVHGSAPDIAGKGIANPLALLLAAVMMLRHVNRNDLADRIDAGIKKVITNGTVRTKDLGGNASTKDLTAALKQAVA, encoded by the coding sequence ATGACGACAGACAGCAAGACCATTCCAGCCACTCTTATTGCAGGTGATGGCATCGGCCCTGAAATTGTTGAATCAGTTACCGAAATTCTGGATACCGTTGGGGCCCCATTTGTATGGGATCGCCAACTGGCCGGTATGGCGGGTGTGGACGCGGTAAATGACCCGCTGCCCAAGCAGACAATTGAAAGCATCCGGCGCACGGGCCTGGCCCTGAAAGGCCCGCTGACAACTCCAGTTGGTGGTGGGTTCAAATCCATCAACGTAACCCTGCGTCAGGAATTTGGCCTGTTTGCCAACCTGCGCCCCACCAAAACCATCATTCCCGGTGGTCGGTTTGATGATATCGACCTTGTTCTGTTCCGTGAAAACCTTGAAGGTTATTACGCAGCAATGGAACATTACATTCCGGTGGGGGATGACCCCAAGGGTATTGCGCTAAGCTCCGGCTTTAACTCCCGCGCAGAATGCCGCCGGATTGTAAAGTTTGCCTTTGAATATGCGGTAAAGAACAACCGTAAAACGGTTACCATTGTTCACAAGGCCAATATCCTCAAACTGCTGACAGGCCTGTTCCTTGAAGAAGGGCGCAAGGTTGCAGAAGAATACAAGGGCCGCATTGAATTCAATGAACGGATTGTAGATGCCTGCGCCATGCAGCTTGTTATCAACCCGTGGCAGTTTGATGTGATTGTCACCACCAACCTGTTTGGTGACATCCTTTCCGACCTTACGGCCGGTCTGGTTGGTGGCTTGGGTATGGCCCCGGGTGCAAACATTGGTGAAAAAGCCGCTGTGTTTGAAGCCGTGCACGGTTCTGCACCAGATATTGCAGGCAAAGGCATTGCCAACCCGCTGGCTCTGCTGCTGGCAGCCGTTATGATGCTGCGCCATGTAAACCGTAATGATCTGGCTGACCGTATTGATGCCGGTATCAAAAAGGTTATCACCAACGGTACAGTGCGCACGAAGGATCTGGGCGGTAATGCCTCCACAAAGGATCTGACGGCAGCTCTGAAACAGGCCGTTGCCTGA
- a CDS encoding aminopeptidase P family protein encodes MASASFTRLAALRTLLQNEGLDGLIVPHSDEFLGEYTPACAERLAWLTGFTGSAGTAIVLPHTAAVFSDGRYITQMDQQVDGTCWQRLHISQTPPATWLKEQAKPKTRVGYDPRVMSVAELRPFAAQSGVILVPTSRNLVDDIWTDRPAFPSAPACMHPLAFAGRSSAEKRQEISAILAQNGQDAAVLSDSASIAWLLNIRGSDIPCTPVVLAFALVHANNSVDLFIEPEKISANIKEWLGSSVRMHAPQEMEQVLATLKGKTVGVDPACNAVWFGQTLTRHGATVQEAPDPCLLPKARKNKVEQMGMRTAHLRDGVALCRFLHWLDTKGRNCTELEAAAQLDAFRAEGKDYKEESFPAISGSGPNGAIIHYRVTPESDRTLQDNEVYLIDSGGQYPEGTTDVTRTIWTGPDAPPASLKDVFTRVLKGNLRLGRARFPVGTKGHALDALARFDLWQTGLDYDHGTGHGVGSFLSVHEGPARISKMPSPITLEEGMVISNEPGFYKPGAYGIRLETLVLIRPGNIPHSDRAFLEFETLTLAPFDRRLIDLALLGPEDTAVLDAYHAQILHQVGPHLPSDAQKWLKTACAPLKRA; translated from the coding sequence ATGGCGTCTGCATCCTTTACCCGTCTTGCCGCATTGCGCACCCTTTTGCAAAACGAGGGGCTGGATGGCCTGATTGTGCCCCATAGCGATGAATTTTTGGGGGAATACACACCAGCCTGTGCAGAACGTCTGGCATGGTTAACAGGTTTTACGGGCAGCGCAGGCACGGCCATTGTGCTGCCCCATACTGCCGCCGTGTTTTCTGATGGCCGTTACATCACCCAGATGGATCAACAAGTGGATGGCACATGCTGGCAACGCCTGCATATTAGCCAGACACCTCCGGCCACATGGCTGAAAGAGCAAGCAAAACCGAAAACCCGCGTGGGGTATGATCCGCGCGTAATGAGTGTAGCGGAACTGCGCCCATTTGCTGCCCAAAGCGGTGTGATACTGGTACCAACATCCCGCAATCTGGTGGATGATATCTGGACAGACCGCCCAGCTTTTCCCTCTGCCCCAGCCTGTATGCACCCGCTTGCCTTTGCGGGCCGAAGCTCTGCTGAAAAACGGCAGGAAATTTCTGCAATTCTTGCGCAGAATGGTCAGGATGCAGCGGTTCTAAGCGATTCAGCCTCTATTGCGTGGCTGCTGAATATTCGTGGTTCCGATATTCCCTGCACACCTGTGGTGCTGGCATTTGCGCTGGTACATGCAAACAATTCGGTTGATCTGTTTATAGAGCCAGAAAAAATTTCGGCAAATATTAAGGAATGGCTTGGCTCTTCCGTGCGTATGCATGCACCGCAGGAGATGGAGCAGGTTCTGGCAACCCTGAAAGGCAAAACCGTTGGTGTGGACCCTGCCTGCAATGCTGTCTGGTTTGGCCAAACGCTCACCCGCCATGGGGCCACGGTGCAGGAAGCGCCAGACCCGTGCCTGCTGCCCAAAGCCCGCAAAAACAAGGTGGAACAGATGGGTATGCGCACAGCCCATCTGCGCGATGGTGTAGCGCTTTGTCGTTTCCTGCATTGGCTGGATACAAAAGGCCGCAACTGCACAGAACTTGAGGCCGCAGCACAGCTTGATGCCTTCCGTGCTGAAGGGAAGGATTACAAAGAAGAATCCTTTCCTGCCATTTCCGGTTCCGGCCCTAATGGGGCAATTATTCATTACCGCGTTACGCCGGAAAGCGACCGGACATTACAGGATAACGAAGTTTACCTGATTGATAGTGGTGGCCAGTACCCCGAAGGCACAACCGATGTCACCCGCACAATCTGGACCGGCCCCGATGCGCCACCTGCCAGTTTGAAAGACGTGTTTACCCGCGTACTCAAAGGGAATTTGCGTTTGGGCCGCGCGCGTTTTCCGGTGGGCACCAAAGGCCATGCGCTAGATGCATTGGCGCGGTTTGACCTGTGGCAGACCGGGCTGGATTATGATCATGGCACCGGCCACGGTGTCGGCAGCTTTCTTTCCGTGCATGAAGGGCCAGCCCGTATTTCCAAAATGCCTTCTCCCATTACGCTGGAAGAAGGCATGGTGATTTCCAACGAACCGGGCTTTTACAAACCCGGCGCTTACGGCATCCGTTTGGAAACGCTGGTGCTGATCCGCCCAGGCAACATACCACATTCGGATCGGGCTTTTCTGGAATTTGAAACCCTTACACTGGCACCTTTTGACAGGCGGTTGATTGACCTAGCCCTGTTAGGCCCGGAAGATACTGCCGTGCTGGACGCGTACCATGCTCAAATCTTGCATCAGGTAGGCCCTCACCTGCCATCTGATGCACAGAAATGGCTGAAAACGGCATGTGCGCCTCTCAAGAGGGCGTGA